One Glycine max cultivar Williams 82 chromosome 3, Glycine_max_v4.0, whole genome shotgun sequence DNA window includes the following coding sequences:
- the LOC100784886 gene encoding GDSL esterase/lipase At1g54790 isoform X1, whose translation MASNTCIIRILTVIAICIPRAKSFHLDFPAVFNFGDSNSDTGALIAAAFESLYPPNGQTYFQKPSGRYSDGRLTIDFLMDAMDLPFLNAYLDSLGLPNFRKGCNFAAAAATILPATASSLCPFSFGVQVSQFLRFKARALELIAKGRKFDKYVPDENVFEKGLYMFDIGQNDLAGAFYSKTLDQILASIPTILLELEKGIKNLYDQGARYFWIHNTGPLGCLPQNIAKFGTDSSKLDELGCVSSHNQAAKTFNLQLHALCTKLQGQYPDSNVTYVDIFTIKSNLISNFSRYGFEQPIMACCGYGGPPLNYDSRVSCGETKTFNGTTITAKACNDTSEYISWDGIHYTETANQYVASQILTGKYSDPPFSDKMPFLLKLKF comes from the exons ATGGCCTCCAACACATGTATCATTCGAATTCTTACCGTCATTGCCATCTGCATACCTCGTGCCAAATCCTTCCACTTGGATTTTCCAGCAGTTTTTAACTTTGGTGATTCAAATTCTGATACTGGTGCTCTTATTGCCGCTGCTTTTGAGAGCCTTTACCCACCAAATGGACAAACTTACTTCCAAAAACCATCAGGGAGATACTCTGATGGCCGTCTCACCATCGATTTCCTTA TGGATGCTATGGACTTGCCATTCCTAAATGCCTATCTTGATTCGTTAGGTTTGCCAAATTTTAGGAAGGGATGCAACTTTGCCGCAGCAGCTGCAACTATACTTCCAGCCACTGCATCATCCCTCTGCCCCTTCTCCTTTGGGGTTCAGGTGTCTCAGTTCCTCCGATTCAAAGCTCGGGCCCTTGAATTGATCGCTAAAG GCAGGAAATTTGATAAGTACGTCCCTGATGAAAATGTTTTTGAGAAGGGATTGTACATGTTTGATATTGGCCAGAATGATCTTGCTGGAGCATTTTATTCCAAAACATTAGACCAAATACTTGCCTCAATCCCCACAATTCTTTTAGAGCTTGAAAAGGGAATTAAG AATCTCTATGACCAGGGGGCTAGATATTTCTGGATACACAATACAGGTCCTCTCGGATGCTTGCCTCAGAATATTGCCAAATTTGGAACTGATTCATCAAAGCTTGACGAACTAGGGTGTGTTAGTTCACACAACCAAGCTGCTAAAACCTTTAACCTACAGCTACATGCTCTCTGTACTAAATTGCAGGGCCAATATCCAGATTCAAATGTCACATACGTTGATATCTTCACTATAAAATCAAACCTCATTTCAAACTTTTCTAGATACG GGTTTGAACAACCTATTATGGCTTGTTGTGGATACGGAGGTCCACCACTAAACTATGACAGTCGAGTTTCCTGTGGGGAAACCAAGACCTTTAACGGGACCACAATTACAGCAAAAGCTTGTAATGATACCAGTGAGTACATAAGTTGGGATGGGATTCATTACACTGAGACTGCAAATCAATATGTAGCATCACAAATTCTCACTGGAAAGTACTCGGACCCTCCTTTCTCAGACAAAATGCCATTCCTACTTAAGCTCAAGTTCTAA
- the LOC100784886 gene encoding GDSL esterase/lipase At1g54790 isoform X2 produces MASKNVIFQFILFTICLAMANSVEFKYPAVFNFGDSNSDTGELAAGLGFLVAPPNGQDYFKIPSGRFCDGRLIVDFLMDAMDLPFLNAYLDSLGLPNFRKGCNFAAAAATILPATASSLCPFSFGVQVSQFLRFKARALELIAKGRKFDKYVPDENVFEKGLYMFDIGQNDLAGAFYSKTLDQILASIPTILLELEKGIKNLYDQGARYFWIHNTGPLGCLPQNIAKFGTDSSKLDELGCVSSHNQAAKTFNLQLHALCTKLQGQYPDSNVTYVDIFTIKSNLISNFSRYGFEQPIMACCGYGGPPLNYDSRVSCGETKTFNGTTITAKACNDTSEYISWDGIHYTETANQYVASQILTGKYSDPPFSDKMPFLLKLKF; encoded by the exons ATGGCTTCCAAGAatgtaatttttcaatttatctTATTTACCATCTGTTTGGCTATGGCAAATTCGGTCGAGTTCAAATATCCCGCAGTTTTCAACTTTGGTGATTCAAATTCGGACACAGGAGAACTTGCTGCAGGGTTGGGCTTTCTGGTCGCTCCACCTAATGGACAGGACTACTTCAAAATTCCTTCTGGGAGGTTCTGCGATGGCCGTCTCATAGTGGACTTcctaa TGGATGCTATGGACTTGCCATTCCTAAATGCCTATCTTGATTCGTTAGGTTTGCCAAATTTTAGGAAGGGATGCAACTTTGCCGCAGCAGCTGCAACTATACTTCCAGCCACTGCATCATCCCTCTGCCCCTTCTCCTTTGGGGTTCAGGTGTCTCAGTTCCTCCGATTCAAAGCTCGGGCCCTTGAATTGATCGCTAAAG GCAGGAAATTTGATAAGTACGTCCCTGATGAAAATGTTTTTGAGAAGGGATTGTACATGTTTGATATTGGCCAGAATGATCTTGCTGGAGCATTTTATTCCAAAACATTAGACCAAATACTTGCCTCAATCCCCACAATTCTTTTAGAGCTTGAAAAGGGAATTAAG AATCTCTATGACCAGGGGGCTAGATATTTCTGGATACACAATACAGGTCCTCTCGGATGCTTGCCTCAGAATATTGCCAAATTTGGAACTGATTCATCAAAGCTTGACGAACTAGGGTGTGTTAGTTCACACAACCAAGCTGCTAAAACCTTTAACCTACAGCTACATGCTCTCTGTACTAAATTGCAGGGCCAATATCCAGATTCAAATGTCACATACGTTGATATCTTCACTATAAAATCAAACCTCATTTCAAACTTTTCTAGATACG GGTTTGAACAACCTATTATGGCTTGTTGTGGATACGGAGGTCCACCACTAAACTATGACAGTCGAGTTTCCTGTGGGGAAACCAAGACCTTTAACGGGACCACAATTACAGCAAAAGCTTGTAATGATACCAGTGAGTACATAAGTTGGGATGGGATTCATTACACTGAGACTGCAAATCAATATGTAGCATCACAAATTCTCACTGGAAAGTACTCGGACCCTCCTTTCTCAGACAAAATGCCATTCCTACTTAAGCTCAAGTTCTAA
- the LOC102666028 gene encoding LOW QUALITY PROTEIN: protein-lysine N-methyltransferase EEF2KMT (The sequence of the model RefSeq protein was modified relative to this genomic sequence to represent the inferred CDS: substituted 1 base at 1 genomic stop codon), producing the protein MLEGDTGCSVWPSSLFLSELILSHPELFSNKSCFEIGSGVGLVSPCECFQANMXFNLELNHLNVEDDNDMPQRNKNPNTVKCLYLPWESASESQLQDIMPDVVLGADVIYDPVCLPHLVRVLAMVLMNQTNLGSCRQHASCKGHSPNIEHENGEHNHEDAINKSDGGCKAIYNDGSNSLSKEAPVAYIAYVIRNIETFNYFLSLGIQANLDIGDLTDSLKPVNLLCCMKSYNQATVRLLRITSSNIQ; encoded by the exons ATGCTTGAAGGTGATACTGG GTGCTCAGTATGGCCATCAAGTCTGTTTCTATCTGAGTTAATACTTTCTCATCcagaattattttcaaataaatcatGCTTCGAG atTGGTTCAGGAGTTGGCTTAGTTAGCCCATGTGAATGCTTCCAAG CTAACATGTAGTTTAATTTGGAGTTGAACCACCTGAACGTTGAAGATGACAATGACATGCcgcaaagaaacaaaaatccaAACACG GTAAAATGCTTGTATCTGCCTTGGGAATCTGCATCAGAAAGTCAACTACAAGATATCATGCCAGATGTTGT tttAGGTGCAGATGTGATATATGATCCAGTTTGCCTGCCACATCTTGTTAGAGTACTTGCCATGGTTTTGATGAATCAGACGAATTTGGGCTCCTGCAGACAGCATGCAAGTTGCAAGGGCCACTCTCCAAACATTGAACATGAGAATGGTGAACATAATCATGAAGATGCTATTAACAAATCTGATGGTGGATGCAAAGCGATTTATAATGATGGTAGTAATAGCCTGTCAAAGGAAGCACCGGTGGCTTATATTGCATATGTTATCCGGAATATTGAAACTTTCAACTATTTTCTCTCCCTAGGCATACAGGCTAACCTTGATATTGGGGACCTTACTGATTCATTGAAGCCGGTAAATCTCCTCTGCTGCATGAAATCATACAATCAAGCCACTGTAAGACTATTGCGTATCACCAGCAGTAATATACAATAA
- the LOC100777413 gene encoding transcription factor bHLH94 codes for MQLGIFRGTHIKIFCMCLPEGERGMALEAVVYPQPQDPFGHGIKDPSYNYNNLLEGGGGNWGYADFNLEKEDRTCVPFLANQTENYPYGEWNCSPSPPSMLPQLNIASNPQSSETSNTQNNLDSSVSTPARPKRRRTKSRKNKEEIENQRMTHIAVERNRRKQMNEYLSVLRSLMPESYVQRGDQASIIGGAINFVKELEQRLQFLGAQKEKEAKSDVLFSEFFSFPQYSTSASGGCDNSTAMSEQKSEAQSGIADIEVTMVESHANLKIRSKKRPKQLLKIVSSLHGMRLTILHLNVTTTGEIVLYSLSVKVEEDCKLGSVDEIAAAVYQILDRIQQETISN; via the exons ATGCAACTTGGCATTTTTCGGGGCACccacataaaaatattttgcatgTGTTTGCCTGAGGGAGAGAGAGGCATGGCACTAGAAGCAGTAGTGTATCCCCAACCACAGGACCCGTTTGGCCATGGAATCAAAGACCCTTCTTACAACTACAACAACTTGTTAGAAGGTGGTGGAGGCAATTGGGGCTATGCAGATTTCAACCTTGAAAAAGAAGACCGAACTTGTGTCCCTTTTCTTGCGAACCAAACAGAGAATTATCCTTATGGAGAATGGAACTGTTCTCCTTCTCCACCATCCATGTTGCCTCAATTGAATATTGCATCAAATCCTCAATCTTCAGAAACCAGCAACACACAGAACAACTTAGATAGTTCAGTTTCCACCCCTGCTCGTCCCAAAAGGCGCAGGACCAAAAGCAGAAAGAATAAGGAAGAGATTGAGAACCAGAGAATGACTCACATTGCTGTAGAGCGCAACAGAAGGAAGCAAATGAACGAGTATCTCTCTGTTCTTCGCTCTCTAATGCCTGAATCTTACGTCCAAAGG GGTGATCAAGCATCTATAATTGGTGGTGCTATCAACTTTGTTAAGGAGCTTGAGCAGAGGCTGCAAtttcttggtgctcagaaagaGAAAGAAGCGAAATCTGATGTCCTCTTTTCTGAGTTCTTCTCCTTTCCACAGTACTCAACAAGTGCCAGTGGTGGCTGTGACAATTCTACAGCCATGAGTGAGCAAAAGAGTGAGGCTCAGTCGGGCATTGCTGACATAGAAGTGACAATGGTTGAGAGCCATGCAAATCTCAAAATAAGATCCAAGAAACGGCCAAAGCAGCTCTTGAAAATTGTCTCCAGTTTGCATGGCATGCGTCTCACAATCTTGCACCTAAATGTTACCACAACAGGGGAAATTGTCCTCTATTCTCTTAGCGTTAAG gTGGAAGAAGATTGCAAGCTAGGATCAGTGGATGAAATAGCTGCAGCGGTGTACCAAATTCTGGATAGGATTCAACAAGAGACAATCTCGAATTAA
- the LOC547725 gene encoding branched-chain-amino-acid aminotransferase-like protein 2 has protein sequence MAESEVEVIHSWSAPRSLSTSLMYSFSQRDDIEVLDEPLYANFLRVTGLDRPYREELLSKMEADGDKVTNDIIFAPGKKKYRFCKHISKQRLQGLTDDLMKKGKHFILIRNPLDILPSFDKVVPPSFYELGLAELVCIYNELREIGKAPPVIDAAELQQDPEATLRSLCNDLEIPFQSAMLKWEAGPKPIDGLWAPWWYKSVHKSTGFEKPRKYPQPFPFSLYDLLEQSLPLYNMLRRHVKKKSSLLSPPLPNPDLPVPANEKLLAWVGDEIVTRDSAKVSVFDSVVQGGDSVWEGLRVYNGKIFKLEEHLDRLFDSAKALAFENVPTQDEIKEAIFRTLIRNGMFDNSHIRLSLTRGKKVSSGMSPAFNLYGCTLIVLAEWKPPVYDNTRGIVLVTATTRRNSPNNLDSKIHHNNLLNNILAKIEGNNAKADDAIMLDQDGYLSETNATNIFVVKKGRVLTPHADYCLPGITRATVMDLVVKEQLILEERRISLSEVHTADEVWTTGTMGELSPVVKVDGRIIGNGEVGPVTRRLQAAYKKLTEQSGVPIPTYLKT, from the exons ATGGCGGAGAGTGAAGTGGAGGTGATTCATTCTTGGTCTGCTCCAAGATCCCTCAGTACTAGTCTCATGTATTCTTTTTCTCAG AGGGATGACATAGAAGTGCTTGATGAGCCCCTCTATGCAAATTTCCTTAGAGTAACTGGTCTTGATAGACCCTACAGGGAGGAGCTACTCTCCAAAATG GAAGCTGATGGAGATAAGGTCACTAATGACATAATTTTTGCTCCAGGAAAGAAGAAATATAGATTCTGTAAG CATATATCAAAGCAACGGTTACAAGGTTTGACAGATGATCTGATGAAGAAAGGAAAGCACTTCATTCTGATAAGAAATCCTCTTGATATATTG CCATCCTTTGATAAGGTTGTCCCTCCATCTTTCTATGAGTTGGGTTTGGCAGAGCTGGTTTGTATATACAACGAGCTTCGTGAAATTGGAAAGGCACCACCTGTTATTGATGCCGCAGAACTTCAACAAGATCCTGAG GCTACTCTACGCAGTCTCTGTAATGATTTGGAGATTCCTTTTCAATCTGCAATGCTCAA GTGGGAAGCAGGTCCAAAGCCAATAGATGGCTTGTGGGCCCCTTGGTGGTATAAGTCTGTACATAAATCTACTGGTTTTGAGAAACCAAGAAAGTATCCCCAG ccatttcctttttctctttatgaTTTGTTGGAGCAAAGTCTACCCCTGTATAATATGCTACGACGCCATGTGAAGAAAAAGTCATCTCTTCTGAGCCCTCCTTTACCTAATCCTGATCTTCCTGTTCCTGCAAACGAGAAATTGCTTGCTTGGGTTGGTGATGAGATTGTGACACGTGATAGTGCAAAG GTTTCTGTGTTTGATTCTGTTGTCCAAGGAGGTGACTCAGTTTGGGAAGGACTTCGAGTATATAATGGAAAGATATTTAAGCTTGAGGAGCATCTAGACAG GTTATTTGATTCAGCAAAAGCTTTAGCTTTTGAAAATGTTCCTACTCAAGATGAG atTAAGGAAGCAATTTTCAGAACTCTAATTAGGAATGGCATGTTTGACAATTCACACATCCGGCTTTCTCTAACACGAGGAAAAAag GTTTCTTCTGGGATGAGTCCAGCTTTCAATCTTTATGGGTGTACATTAATTG TGCTTGCTGAATGGAAGCCCCCAGTATATGATAATACACGTGGTATAGTTCTTGTAACTGCTACAACACGCCGTAATTCACCAAAT AATTTGGATTCGAAGATTCATCACAATAACCTTCTCAATAACATACTTGCAAAG ATTGAAGGCAATAATGCAAAAGCAGATGATGCAATCATGCTCGACCAAGATGGTTATTTATCAGAAACCAATGCAACTAACATT TTTGTTGTTAAAAAGGGCCGTGTTTTGACCCCTCATGCTGATTACTGTCTTCCTGGCATTACTCGTGCAACT GTAATGGATCTTGTGGTGAAAGAACAATTAATCTTAGAGGAGCGCCGAATCAGCTTGTCAGAAGTGCATACTGCAGATGAG GTATGGACGACTGGAACAATGGGAGAACTAAGCCCC GTAGTGAAGGTTGATGGTCGCATAATTGGCAATGGAGAAGtaggaccagtcactagaaggTTGCAAGCTGCTTATAAAAAGTTGACAGAACAGTCTGGTGTACCTATACCAACCTATCTTAAGACTTGA